One window of Scheffersomyces stipitis CBS 6054 chromosome 1, whole genome shotgun sequence genomic DNA carries:
- the CRP1 gene encoding regulation of G-protein function (Cruciform DNA Binding Protein 1 regulation of G-protein function), with the protein MSTYTFTCTTLDMCPIVVSRYIARSSRLQMAMVMPAGPQEVILTGTFDDWSKSLYLVKQADGSFELTVPLPKTSEKLLYKYVVDGDWVVSKTQKISKDDSGNENNVLEAADLVAVSSLAGTKIPEAGGLVSKSVAPAAEGELKTTVLPSTEGQQTTLSGEPGIHIPKDADALAAFNEVRDVDPKTLNEPELSAEEKKKQKKKVKRTQYKLKKKKKNANGSSEEVTDEQSPEPEAESEGISASTAGIAAGAAAAVAGAAGIAGVAATSAEKEAPKTLDPKAEVPAVKDVEAEVPTVKDIEAEVPAVKDVEAEVPAVKDVEAAVPVDAVANGEAAVADVEKEVDASPVKAAAKDYEDEIVVATGEHKDIAAAIAAQEGDVTVEEIQPSASERIRLTEEAKKAQGAAESAAKAATTSAESPVKEAVKETTAAAKDTTAAAKTAASATAGAAKDKTQKKKNGLVRFFKKVFS; encoded by the exons ATGTCTACCTACACATTCACATG TACGACGTTGGACATGTGTCCCATAGTAGTGTCTCGATACATTGCTCGTAGTAGTCGTTTGCAAATGGCAATGGTCAT GCCCGCTGGTCCCCAAGAAGTCATCCTCACCGGTACCTTTGACGACTGGTCCAAGTCGTTGTACCTTGTCAAACAAGCCGACGGCTCTTTCGAATTGACTGTTCCTTTGCCAAAAACCTCGGAAAAGCTCTTGTACAAGTACGTTGTTGACGGCGACTGGGTTGTTCTGAAGACCCAGAAAATCTCCAAGGACGACAGTGGTAACGAAAACAACGTCTTGGAAGCTGCCGACTTGGTCGCTGTTTCATCCCTTGCTGGCACCAAGATCCCCGAAGCTGGTGGTTTGGTTTCAAAGAGCGTCGCTCCAGCTGCTGAAGGCGAACTTAAGACCACTGTCTTGCCTTCTACTGAGGGCCAACAGACAACTTTGAGCGGAGAGCCAGGCATCCACATTCCAAAAGATGCCGACGCCTTGGCTGCCTTCAACGAAGTCAGAGATGTGGATCCAAAGACTTTGAACGAGCCCGAATTgtctgctgaagaaaagaagaagcagaagaagaaggtcaaGAGAACCCagtacaagttgaagaagaagaagaagaatgccAACGgctcttctgaagaagtcacCGACGAACAGTCTCCTGAACCAGAAGCTGAATCCGAAGGTATTTCTGCTTCTACTGCAGGAATTGCTGCTGGcgctgctgctgctgttgctggtgcCGCTGGCATCGCTGGTGTCGCCGCTACTTCTGCTGAAAAGGAAGCTCCAAAGACTTTGGACCCTAAAGCTGAAGTTCCTGCTGTTAAGGACgttgaagctgaagttcCAACTGTTAAGGATATCGAAGCTGAAGTTCCAGCTGTTAAGGACGTCGAAGCTGAAGTTCCAGCTGTTAAGGACGTCGAAGCTGCAGTTCCTGTAGATGCTGTAGCCAACGGTGAAGCTGCCGTCGCCGATGTAGAAAAGGAAGTCGATGCATCTCCCGTCAAGGCTGCTGCCAAAGACtacgaagatgaaatcgTTGTAGCCACCGGAGAACACAAGGACATTGCTGCTGCCATTGCTGCCCAAGAAGGCGATGTAACTGTAGAGGAAATCCAGCCTTCAGCATCGGAAAGAATCAGATTGACCGAAGAGGCCAAGAAGGCTCAAGGTGCTGCTGAATCAGCTGCTAAGGCTGCTACCACTTCTGCTGAATCTCCAGTTAAGGAAGCTGTTAAGGAAACCACTGCCGCTGCTAAAGACACTACTGCTGCCGCCAAGACTGCTGCCTCTGCCACTGCTGGTGCTGCCAAGGATAAGacacagaagaagaagaatggtCTTgtcagattcttcaagaaggtcTTCTCTTAG